The nucleotide sequence ATTTACCTGGTGTGAACAATGTAAAGGCTGCAGGATGGACAGGTTTTTTACCTGTCGGAACAGGTGCGGAATTTCCTTTGTCTGATAATTTTATTTTTGATCTTTCACTTGGTGGAGCTTTTTCTACAGGTTTTGATCTTGAAGGTTACAGAAATGAAAATGATAAAACCTGGGAATCCTATATTAATATCGGTTTAGGTTTAACAATGGTTAATGAAAGCTGCAGTTCCGACAGAGATAAGGATAAACTTTCCAGGTGCGAAGAAGAAAAATTAGGAAGCGACCCAAAAAATCCGGATTCTGATAGTGACGGTTTAAATGATGGTGATGAAGTTTTAAATTGGCGTACTGATCCAACAAATCCGGATAGTGATGGCGACGGGTTAAACGATTTCAAAGAAGTGATAGAACTAAATACCAATGCAATAAATCCTGATACTGATGAAGACGGATTGTCAGATGGAGAGGAAGTTTTAAAATATGGGACTAATCCATTAAAACCTGATTCAGATAATGATGATCTGTCAGATAGTTTAGAAATTATAAAATATAAAACCAATCCTCTTCGTTCTGATACAGATGGTGATGGACTATCAGATGGGGCTGAAGTAAATATTTATCTCACTGATCCGACAAATTTAGACAGCGATCTCGATGGATTATCAGATGGTGAAGAAATAATAAAATTTGGTACAAATCCTCTTGACAGAGACACAGACAATGGCTCAGTTGATGACTTTACGGAAATACATCGCGAAACAAACCCACTGGATCCTGATGATGATATTATACAAATGAACGTTCCAATCGTGCTCGATGGAATAACATTCGCAACAGGTAAAGCAGAAATCGAACCGCAGTCTGAATTTGTTTTAAGAAGTGCCTTGGAAACATTAATGAAAAATCCGGATATCATTATTGAAATAAGTGGTCATACGGATAATGTCGGAAGTGAAAATAATAACAGAACTCTATCACAAAAGCGCGCTGATGCTGTTCGATTCTGGCTTATTCGTAATGGAATTGCACCAGACAGAATATTAGCAAAAGGATATGGCGAAGATTTTCCAAGAGTTCCGAATGATACTGATGAAAATCGACGAATCAATAGAAGAATAGAGTTTAAAAGGATCAGATAGTAACCGTTATACAGCTTTTGATCAAAATTTAAAATATTGTTTCTGCCAGAAAGTTGTACGAGATTAAAATATCATTTCATCAAAATTTAATTCCATTTCGGGGCAGAGTTAAATTTTATTTTTTCTTTCCTTCAATATTAATTTTTATTTCATCTTTAGTTGATTGAATAAGTAACGGGAAACCATCAAATGTGCTTGCTTCAGCTTTAACTATTTTCATTGAAGATTTTTTAATGCTTTTTGTGTCCGGCAAATTAATTGTTTTGTAATTCACTTTAACCAGATCGAAATAATCCCCAGGCTGTAAACCACTATTCTGATTAGAATTATACAACAGCACAAATACTTCTTCTGCATTGCTGTTTTTACTGCTATCCTTTATCACATTAAAATCTAAAAGCCAACCTGGATCCTTTAAGTCACTTCCCTTTTCAATATCTTTGAAAATTAATGCATCATAATCATCCGACGCTTTGTTTATCAAGATTCTAAATTGTATAGCCTGAGCTTTACCAGTCAGATTAAATAATTGTATGATTTCAGAGTATGTGCCATTTGCACTTCTATTGACAGATTCTGATTCGAATTTTAAACCACCATTCGTTTGATGATTCTTTAAACTGGATTTCATTCCATCCTGAGCCATTCCTCCGGAAAAGAATAACAATATTAATCCGCTAATAATTAAAGTTATTTTATTCATAAGTAAAGTAAGTTTAGTTAATAGAAACATTTAGTTATTTAATTAGTACCATCTTTTTTACTGCGATGAATTTATCAGTTCTCAATTCGTAAATATATATTCCGGTTGCTATCCCGCTTTGCGGGACATTCCAGTTGTATTGATATTTTCCGGCTTGCAATGATGTGTTTACTAGTTCTGTTACCTTTTCTCCCAATGCATTGTAGATACTTAGTTTTACATTTGCCATCTCCGGCAACGAGAACTCGATCATCGTGCTTGGGTTGAATGGATTTGGATAGTTCTGTTCAAGTGAATATACTGTCGGTAACAGTTCTCCCGATACCATCAGCTTCTCTACCGTTGATTCACTGATTTCTATTGATTCTCCATCCTTCAGATTTTCATTCAGCTTCTTGCCGCTCTCATCCATCAACCTGATATCCATTCCTTCTACTCTTACTGTCAATGGATATACTACTCCGCTCATCTCAATCGTTTTCACTGAGTTGCTCAGGTCTTCAGCTATTCTTCCGCTCGAATATCTGATGTCAAACATTCCATTCATCGGTGCTGGTGGTAATTCATACTGACTTAAGTCAACCTGTCCATTTACTGCATACAGTGTATAGCTTACTCCTGCTGCATCCGTCAGTACTATTCTTCCCCAATCTTCTGGGAACGGATCAATTTCTTTAATTGCCTTCGTTGCTTCTTCAGGAAGAATTATATATCCTGCACTTGTCAGTTTTATCCAGTAT is from Ignavibacteriota bacterium and encodes:
- a CDS encoding OmpA family protein → MNKVRVILFLFVIIITSNLSYSQLKDWGSKIGIRANLLFPENDFANLGFSNNDDFSFDWYEFSFLNQAFFGLAATKSLEVHLTFGYGTYSGKAYFDSPENSYGKYKTTIIPVNLTFRITPWDIQTWNPYFYVGAGMMSYDLTTIPTNLPGVNNVKAAGWTGFLPVGTGAEFPLSDNFIFDLSLGGAFSTGFDLEGYRNENDKTWESYINIGLGLTMVNESCSSDRDKDKLSRCEEEKLGSDPKNPDSDSDGLNDGDEVLNWRTDPTNPDSDGDGLNDFKEVIELNTNAINPDTDEDGLSDGEEVLKYGTNPLKPDSDNDDLSDSLEIIKYKTNPLRSDTDGDGLSDGAEVNIYLTDPTNLDSDLDGLSDGEEIIKFGTNPLDRDTDNGSVDDFTEIHRETNPLDPDDDIIQMNVPIVLDGITFATGKAEIEPQSEFVLRSALETLMKNPDIIIEISGHTDNVGSENNNRTLSQKRADAVRFWLIRNGIAPDRILAKGYGEDFPRVPNDTDENRRINRRIEFKRIR